GCCTTGACTTGGTCGTAGTTGCTGCCCAGCACGAAGCCCGCGTAGGTCAGCAGCGCCACCCACAGCAGCGTGCCCACCGTGGAGTACAGCAAAAATATCGGCAGGGACATGGCGTAGGTTCCTGCCGGTACCGAAATCCAGGTGCGAATCCCGGGAACCAGGCGACACAACAAAACGGCGATCGCCCCTCGCTTGGCAAACCAGCGCTCGGAGCGGGTAATGTCTTCGCTCGACAGGGTGATCCAGCGACCGTAGCGATCGGCCAGGGCCTTGAGGCGATCGCTCCCCAGCCAGCGCCCCAGGGCGTACCACGGCAGGGTTCCCAGCACCGTCCCCAGCGTGCCCATCGCCACCACCCAGCCAAAGCGCATTTCTCCCTGGGACACCGTGAAGCCAGCCAGGGGCATGATCAGCTCCGACGGAATGGGCGGGAATAGATTTTCTAAAAACATCAGCCCCGCAATGCCGCCGTAGCCCAAGGCCTCGATGGTCTGAATCACCCAGTCGGTAATCGCCACAGATTTCTCCCATTCCTAGCACTGCTGACCCCAGTGTGTCGTCCCAGCCTTCCCGGGTCATCACCCCTAGCAAAGATTTTGCCAAGGCTCACAGCAAAAGCGCGCGTTCCTGAAGGAACGCGCGCTTTGCGATATCGGCATCTATTTAGGCCGCTGGCTACGCCGAGCGGTCAGTAGCCGCGATCGCTTTCAGGCGCTTCGTCCTGGCGATCGCTCGGATCAGGGGTCCCTTAGGTGCCCGAGGTCCAGGAGTTCATGTACTCGACTTGCTCATCGGTCAGGGTATCGATGTTGATGCCCATCGCCACCAGCTTCAGGCGAGCGATCTCTTGGTCGACTTCCGTCGGGATGGAGTGGAGACCGGGCTCCAGGGTTGCCTTGTTCTTCACCAGGTACTCGCACGCGAGGGCTTGGTTAGCAAAGCTCATGTCCATCACCGCGCTGGGGTGGCCTTCAGCCGCGGCCAGGTTGATCAGGCGGCCTTCGCCCAAGACGATCACAGACTTGCCGTTGGACAGGCAGTACTGCTGGGTGAAGTTGCGCACTTCCTTGACCTCAGTGGCCATGGACTCAAGGGACTTGAGGTCGATCTCGATGTCGAAGTGACCCGAGTTGCACACGATAGCGCCGTCCTTCATGTTCTCGAAGTGCTCGCGGCGAATCACGTGCTTGTTGCCGGTGACGGTGATGAAGAGATCGCCGTGGGCAGCCGCTTCGGTCATGGGCATCACGCGGAAGCCGTCCATGACTGCTTCGATGGAGCGGACGGGGTCGATTTCGGTCACGATGACGTTCGCACCGAGGCCGCGCGCCCGCAGAGCGGTGCCCTTGCCGCACCAGCCGTAGCCGGCCACCACGACGGTTTTGCCCGCCAGCAGCAGGTTGGTGGCGCGAATGATGCCGTCGAGGGTGGACTGGCCGGTGCCGTAGCGGTTGTCAAAGAAGTG
This genomic stretch from Geitlerinema sp. PCC 7407 harbors:
- a CDS encoding DedA family protein, with protein sequence MTDWVIQTIEALGYGGIAGLMFLENLFPPIPSELIMPLAGFTVSQGEMRFGWVVAMGTLGTVLGTLPWYALGRWLGSDRLKALADRYGRWITLSSEDITRSERWFAKRGAIAVLLCRLVPGIRTWISVPAGTYAMSLPIFLLYSTVGTLLWVALLTYAGFVLGSNYDQVKAILSPISRGLAIALPLLLIGWIWRRYQRQSSR
- the ahcY gene encoding adenosylhomocysteinase — translated: MTATVAQQKYEIKDINLAPGGRQRIEWAGREMPVLRQIRDRFAQEKPFEGLRLVACCHVTTETAHLAIALKAGGADAVLIASNPLSTQDDVAASLVADHGIPVYAIKGEDAETYNRHVQIALDHRPNIIIDDGSDVVATLIQERQDQLADIIGTTEETTTGIVRLRAMFKDGVLTFPAMNVNDADTKHFFDNRYGTGQSTLDGIIRATNLLLAGKTVVVAGYGWCGKGTALRARGLGANVIVTEIDPVRSIEAVMDGFRVMPMTEAAAHGDLFITVTGNKHVIRREHFENMKDGAIVCNSGHFDIEIDLKSLESMATEVKEVRNFTQQYCLSNGKSVIVLGEGRLINLAAAEGHPSAVMDMSFANQALACEYLVKNKATLEPGLHSIPTEVDQEIARLKLVAMGINIDTLTDEQVEYMNSWTSGT